In Sphingobacterium zeae, one genomic interval encodes:
- a CDS encoding sensor histidine kinase, producing the protein MRHGKILNAIKIVVLLIAALLSAYLLLKREYVQAALIFCVMLYLGFNLYAQYNFLARQLIEFSEAVKYRDFTRRFLVKNTQSVEGKLFLAFNQINETYKDISIKQEIQHQYLDRVINMLNSAIIFYERDSGKVMWVNDAFKQLFHLPHLGNIAGLKKKNTDLYEKTMLLENGQQQMESVQSSKGKIKLLIQSSSFETQDALFRIVVYQNINEAIDETETKAWHKLLRVLTHEIMNSIAPISSLAETLNGRLDHFKGAEDIDDLKTGISTIKRRSEGLLHFAKSYRMINKVDQPQLAPIQISQLFEHIYQLLEPTLIQKNIDVDIILKNTRLILSADVNLIEQVIINLMLNAIDAVKNREDAYISLSALEVDGKVQIRIEDNGAGIPADLQEQIFTPFFTTKKTGTGVGLTLSKQIMLLHKGTIFLNSAEGQGSVFVLQF; encoded by the coding sequence ATGCGGCACGGAAAAATTCTAAATGCGATTAAGATTGTAGTACTGCTGATCGCGGCTCTTCTAAGTGCTTATCTGTTACTAAAGCGCGAATATGTGCAGGCTGCCTTGATCTTTTGCGTCATGCTTTATCTCGGTTTTAATTTATATGCACAATATAATTTTTTAGCGCGTCAATTGATTGAATTTTCTGAAGCCGTCAAATATCGTGATTTTACAAGACGTTTCTTGGTGAAAAATACCCAATCTGTGGAAGGAAAGCTTTTCCTTGCTTTTAATCAGATTAACGAAACCTATAAAGATATCAGCATCAAACAGGAAATTCAGCATCAGTACTTGGATCGTGTAATCAATATGTTGAATTCTGCGATCATCTTCTATGAAAGGGATAGTGGAAAGGTGATGTGGGTCAATGATGCATTTAAACAACTATTCCATTTACCACATCTCGGAAACATCGCAGGGCTGAAGAAAAAAAACACCGATCTTTATGAAAAAACCATGTTACTTGAAAACGGACAGCAGCAGATGGAGTCCGTTCAGTCAAGTAAAGGAAAAATAAAGCTATTGATTCAGAGCTCAAGCTTTGAGACACAGGATGCTTTGTTTCGCATTGTGGTATACCAAAATATCAATGAAGCAATTGATGAGACCGAGACAAAGGCATGGCACAAGTTATTACGTGTACTGACACATGAAATCATGAATTCCATCGCTCCAATCAGCTCACTTGCTGAAACCTTAAACGGTCGTTTGGACCATTTTAAAGGGGCGGAAGATATTGATGATCTAAAAACAGGTATTTCCACCATCAAACGCCGTAGCGAAGGACTTTTACATTTTGCGAAGAGTTATCGTATGATCAATAAGGTCGATCAGCCTCAGCTAGCGCCTATTCAAATTTCCCAGTTATTTGAACATATCTATCAGCTGCTTGAACCAACCTTGATCCAAAAAAATATTGATGTTGATATTATTCTGAAAAATACACGGCTAATCTTATCTGCCGATGTTAATTTGATCGAGCAGGTTATTATCAACTTAATGTTGAATGCAATAGATGCGGTTAAAAATAGGGAAGACGCCTATATTAGTTTATCTGCTCTTGAAGTAGACGGCAAGGTGCAGATTCGGATTGAAGATAACGGGGCAGGGATTCCTGCCGATCTTCAGGAACAGATTTTTACGCCATTTTTTACAACAAAGAAAACGGGTACAGGTGTGGGTTTGACTTTAAGTAAGCAGATTATGCTGTTGCATAAGGGG
- a CDS encoding sigma-54-dependent transcriptional regulator, whose protein sequence is MKKASILVVDDDQDLLTAARILLKPKVSHIQVEPNPENLIAHLEKIPYDLVLLDMNFKSTINTGNEGLYWLSRIKEKFPQVHVIMITAYGAVDLAVKSLKQGASDFVVKPWENEQLLTTIESALAESKNKEKKSKNSLLSSVSSPDLIGNSIVMDELQYKLEKIAPTDANILILGENGTGKDLIAQAIQRRSLRSDRTYVKVDVGALTESLFESELFGYKKGAFTDAREDRQGRFEAANGGTLFLDEIGNISLQQQAKLLTVLQNRQVTPLGSYQPISVDIRLISATNVPLKQLADESRFRKDLIYRINTVEIQVPPLRERGEDIKLLADHFLDIYSKKYNKRIEGFESDAVKKMTAYHFPGNVRELQYSIERAVIMADQLSIAGNDLFFSPIEQPMESRIVESSPGSQNLEELERKAIKSAIERYNGNISKAAKELGLTRAALYRRLEKYDI, encoded by the coding sequence ATGAAAAAAGCATCAATTTTAGTGGTTGACGATGATCAGGACTTACTAACGGCAGCGAGAATCTTGCTTAAACCTAAAGTCAGCCATATTCAGGTCGAGCCTAATCCGGAGAATCTTATCGCACATTTGGAGAAGATACCTTATGATCTGGTGCTTTTAGATATGAATTTTAAAAGTACGATTAATACCGGCAATGAGGGATTATACTGGTTGTCGCGGATCAAAGAAAAGTTTCCACAGGTACATGTCATTATGATAACCGCTTATGGAGCTGTTGATCTCGCTGTAAAATCGCTGAAACAAGGAGCATCAGATTTTGTGGTGAAACCTTGGGAAAATGAGCAACTATTGACAACGATCGAAAGCGCGCTTGCCGAATCAAAAAATAAAGAAAAGAAAAGTAAAAATTCCTTGCTCAGTAGTGTGAGCAGTCCTGATTTGATTGGTAATTCCATTGTGATGGACGAACTGCAATATAAATTAGAGAAAATTGCACCTACAGATGCCAATATATTAATATTAGGTGAAAATGGGACCGGGAAAGACCTGATTGCTCAAGCCATTCAGCGAAGATCACTGCGTTCCGATCGGACTTATGTTAAGGTTGATGTCGGGGCGCTGACAGAATCATTGTTTGAAAGCGAGCTTTTTGGCTATAAGAAGGGCGCATTTACGGATGCACGTGAAGACCGTCAAGGGCGGTTCGAAGCGGCGAATGGCGGGACATTGTTCCTCGATGAAATTGGCAATATCTCTTTGCAGCAACAAGCTAAACTGTTAACTGTACTGCAGAATAGACAAGTGACGCCGTTGGGTTCCTATCAACCAATATCGGTGGATATACGCTTGATCTCCGCAACCAATGTTCCATTGAAACAACTTGCAGATGAAAGCCGTTTTCGAAAAGACTTAATTTATCGGATCAATACCGTTGAAATTCAGGTACCGCCCTTGCGTGAACGAGGAGAGGATATCAAGTTATTGGCTGATCATTTTCTCGATATCTATTCAAAAAAATACAATAAAAGGATTGAAGGTTTTGAGTCGGATGCGGTTAAGAAGATGACCGCATACCATTTCCCAGGAAATGTACGCGAACTACAATACAGTATTGAGCGCGCTGTTATTATGGCCGACCAGCTTAGTATCGCTGGTAACGATCTTTTTTTCTCGCCAATTGAACAGCCAATGGAGAGCCGTATCGTTGAATCTAGTCCTGGCAGTCAAAATTTAGAAGAACTTGAACGGAAAGCGATCAAATCAGCGATTGAGCGTTATAATGGTAATATTAGTAAAGCAGCGAAAGAATTGGGGCTTACGAGGGCGGCACTTTATAGACGCTTGGAAAAATATGATATTTAG
- a CDS encoding TolC family protein, with translation MKRVYIYTTLCFLLSYAKTEAQQTERRPPEKVTQTTTIISTDDKQISKRSLAECIQLAIKANPTLLQNELDVKRAEVNLAQAKANRLPDVDASLQHSLTSGRSQDNSTLQYISSNNSTGNFSLGASLPIFRGFRLFHDIRMRADAKTAGKLTFDTQINALKLDVITAYIQSLTAQDILRQSEMQTEVTREQVRRAESMHKEGAINPGDYFDLKGQLANDVNTIENNRQLLYSSRVKLAALLNMDENQLGQLENLGIKESGQRLDAKQLYEMAIDQLPDIQALNYRIKVAERDIKIAKSYYYPSLSLSAGLGSNYSKLGIQGTYWSQLRNNVGKYISLNLSVPIFNHLQVYNNVRLAKLDLQTARFQKEIQQNVLRSATSNAVFNLQNASNMITQLRSQNENYAESFRIAKVVFELGNSNSVIFLTAKNKFDNSQIQLVVKQYEWLLQKYINDYYAGSLNL, from the coding sequence ATGAAGAGAGTCTATATATATACTACATTATGCTTTTTATTGAGTTATGCCAAGACCGAGGCGCAGCAGACTGAGCGGCGGCCACCAGAAAAAGTGACGCAAACAACAACGATAATAAGCACTGACGATAAGCAAATTTCCAAACGGAGTTTAGCTGAATGTATACAGTTGGCTATAAAGGCCAATCCAACCTTATTACAGAATGAACTCGATGTGAAGCGTGCGGAGGTGAATTTAGCCCAGGCTAAAGCGAATAGATTGCCCGATGTAGATGCAAGCCTACAGCATAGTCTGACATCTGGAAGATCTCAGGATAATTCGACCCTTCAATATATTTCATCAAACAATTCGACAGGGAATTTTTCTTTAGGCGCAAGCCTGCCCATATTTAGAGGGTTTCGCTTATTTCACGATATACGGATGCGCGCCGACGCGAAGACCGCCGGTAAATTGACTTTTGATACACAGATTAATGCCTTAAAACTGGATGTTATTACTGCTTATATTCAAAGTTTAACTGCTCAGGATATATTGCGGCAATCGGAAATGCAGACTGAAGTAACCCGAGAACAGGTCAGACGTGCGGAGAGTATGCATAAGGAAGGTGCAATTAATCCTGGAGATTACTTTGATTTAAAAGGACAACTGGCAAATGATGTCAATACGATTGAAAATAATCGTCAGTTACTATATAGTAGTCGTGTGAAGCTTGCAGCCTTACTCAATATGGATGAAAATCAATTGGGCCAATTGGAGAATCTTGGAATAAAAGAGAGCGGGCAACGACTGGACGCGAAACAGCTCTATGAAATGGCTATTGATCAATTGCCCGATATACAGGCACTGAACTATCGGATCAAAGTGGCGGAGCGGGATATTAAGATTGCGAAATCATACTATTATCCATCCTTGAGTCTGAGCGCCGGTTTAGGCTCAAATTATTCGAAATTGGGGATTCAAGGGACGTATTGGTCACAACTGCGTAATAACGTAGGAAAGTATATATCGCTCAATCTTTCTGTTCCGATTTTTAATCATTTGCAAGTTTATAACAACGTGCGCTTGGCAAAATTAGATCTGCAGACGGCTAGATTTCAAAAAGAGATCCAGCAAAATGTTTTGCGGTCGGCGACCTCCAATGCTGTTTTTAACTTGCAGAATGCAAGTAACATGATTACACAATTGCGTAGTCAAAATGAAAACTACGCGGAATCTTTTCGTATTGCCAAGGTAGTTTTCGAATTGGGAAACAGTAATTCAGTGATTTTTTTGACGGCGAAAAATAAATTCGACAACAGCCAGATTCAGTTGGTCGTCAAGCAGTATGAATGGCTACTGCAAAAATATATCAATGATTATTATGCAGGCTCGTTGAATTTATAG
- a CDS encoding efflux RND transporter periplasmic adaptor subunit has product MDRPLEKKKWNSKRIMTIVGVAGLVGLISASFYFTSGKSKLNVEADRISIVEIKNGNFQEFIPINGTVLPISSIYLDASVGGRVEEKFVEDGAILNKGDAIMRLSNTDQELTLVQQETQVLNLLTQSQIAQTNAQQASINNRNQMADVEQAYREAERVYNLNKKLLAEKAIGTQEFEKSKNEYNYQKERVNLTKQILKQDEISNAQKTNQDKQTYQRTQSALELMKRKIGDLIVRAPVDGQLTSFDAEIGQNKNAGERLGQIDVLTGFKVRADIDEHYINRIFPDLQGEFAIGDKTYKLRIKKVYTQVTNGRFQVDMEFINDVPKGIRRGQTLQIRLALSDETKALLLAKGGFYQQTGGNWIFKLDKNGSTAYRVDIQLGRQNPEYYEVIKGLQPGDKVIVSSYETYDKVQELNIKK; this is encoded by the coding sequence ATGGACAGACCTTTAGAAAAGAAGAAGTGGAATAGCAAACGTATCATGACTATTGTGGGGGTTGCTGGCTTAGTTGGATTGATCAGCGCCAGCTTCTATTTTACCTCCGGCAAAAGCAAACTGAATGTTGAAGCTGACCGCATCTCTATTGTCGAAATAAAAAATGGAAACTTTCAAGAATTTATACCGATAAATGGCACCGTGCTTCCTATTAGTAGTATATACCTCGATGCTTCTGTTGGCGGACGCGTAGAAGAAAAATTTGTAGAAGACGGGGCTATCTTAAACAAAGGGGATGCAATCATGCGTCTTTCCAATACCGATCAGGAGCTTACTTTAGTACAACAGGAAACGCAAGTGTTAAATCTATTGACACAGTCCCAGATTGCCCAAACCAATGCACAACAAGCTTCTATTAACAACCGCAACCAAATGGCTGATGTGGAACAAGCCTATAGAGAAGCAGAACGTGTCTATAACCTCAATAAAAAATTACTTGCTGAAAAAGCCATTGGAACACAAGAGTTCGAAAAATCAAAGAACGAATATAACTATCAAAAAGAGCGGGTCAACTTGACCAAACAGATTCTAAAACAGGACGAGATCTCTAATGCGCAAAAAACTAATCAGGACAAACAAACCTACCAACGTACGCAGAGCGCATTGGAACTGATGAAAAGAAAAATTGGTGACTTAATTGTTAGGGCACCCGTTGATGGACAGTTGACTTCCTTCGATGCAGAAATTGGACAAAACAAAAATGCAGGTGAACGATTGGGACAAATCGACGTTTTAACCGGGTTTAAAGTTCGCGCTGATATTGATGAACACTATATCAACCGAATTTTCCCTGATTTACAGGGAGAGTTTGCTATCGGCGATAAAACCTACAAACTCCGTATTAAAAAAGTGTATACACAAGTTACCAATGGTCGTTTCCAAGTTGACATGGAATTTATCAATGATGTTCCCAAAGGGATCCGTCGTGGACAAACTTTGCAAATACGTCTAGCGTTAAGTGACGAGACAAAAGCATTATTACTGGCAAAAGGAGGATTCTATCAACAGACCGGCGGTAACTGGATCTTCAAATTGGATAAAAATGGAAGCACAGCATATCGTGTAGATATCCAACTTGGAAGACAGAATCCCGAATATTATGAAGTCATCAAAGGTCTACAACCTGGAGATAAGGTTATCGTATCGAGCTATGAGACCTACGATAAGGTGCAAGAGCTAAATATTAAAAAGTAA
- a CDS encoding ABC transporter permease produces the protein MIKNFIKTALRNLWKTKGYSFLNIFGLAVGIAAASLIFLWVENQLNFNDNFANKKDIYIVKSKQTYDGATYVFESTPGPFAQSIAKEIPGIKHAVRISWNSPMLFSVGDNNIFQNGVYADGSIADMLSLAFLEGDRKTAFDQVNNIVLSETAAKKLFGSRPALGKTVKTNNSEPFIITGVIKDLPKNSSYDFQWLIPFKKFEAGQDFLKNWGNNSVQTLVQVEDNANVNQINKQMMDFVKHKTNGEVTFSQNFLYPMERWITYNQFDNSGIEKEGGIKNIRLFTFIAWVVLLIACINFMNLATARSEKRAKEVGMRKVVGASRKSLIMQFLGESLVLAIISSLVAILLIYIFIGPFNSMIGQDLEVNLLAPSHLLFLTTITLACGLFAGSYPAFFLSAFKPLSTIKGAKQKAGSGSLIRKGLVILQYTASVVLIICTIIIYQQIQHNKNRDLGFDKSQVLTTALQGDMAKHLPLIKNQLLATGVVQEVGVSDMSILNINSNTSGFSWDGKDPNASILIGMLRSDEGLIPALDLKLFDGRNFHQNFVGDTTSVIINEAFAKLIKKDGLVAGKTISYGEEKFTIAGVVKNFVYNNVYADPEPMLFLPMNRDNGIMTIRTKAGVDLPDTIQQIEKVIVKNNPGFPFDYKFLDDSFNSKFKAELFVQQLSSVFALMSIIISCLGLFGLAAFATEQRAKEISIRKVLGASVSGLIQMLNREFVILVAISCIIAFPIAWMIMSKWLTNYAHHIDISWTIFIISGLTAITIALLTISSQAFKAAIANPTKTLRDQ, from the coding sequence ATGATTAAAAACTTTATTAAAACCGCACTTCGCAACCTTTGGAAAACCAAAGGTTACAGCTTTCTTAATATTTTCGGATTGGCGGTCGGAATCGCTGCGGCATCGTTGATTTTTTTATGGGTTGAAAATCAGTTGAATTTCAACGATAATTTCGCCAACAAAAAGGATATCTACATTGTCAAATCAAAACAGACTTATGATGGAGCTACCTATGTTTTTGAATCTACCCCAGGACCTTTTGCCCAAAGCATCGCGAAAGAAATCCCAGGCATCAAGCATGCAGTACGCATAAGCTGGAATTCGCCAATGCTGTTTTCCGTCGGAGACAATAATATATTTCAAAATGGTGTATATGCCGATGGAAGCATCGCTGATATGCTATCCCTTGCATTTCTTGAAGGTGATCGAAAGACTGCCTTTGATCAAGTCAATAACATTGTATTATCAGAAACTGCAGCGAAGAAATTATTTGGCAGCCGTCCTGCCTTGGGAAAAACCGTCAAAACAAACAATAGTGAGCCATTTATTATTACGGGGGTAATCAAGGACCTCCCCAAAAATAGCAGCTATGATTTTCAATGGCTCATCCCTTTCAAAAAATTTGAAGCAGGTCAGGATTTTCTAAAAAATTGGGGGAACAATAGTGTTCAAACGCTAGTGCAGGTCGAAGATAATGCCAACGTCAATCAGATTAACAAGCAGATGATGGATTTCGTCAAACACAAAACCAATGGTGAAGTCACTTTCTCACAGAATTTTCTCTATCCGATGGAACGTTGGATTACCTACAATCAGTTTGATAACAGTGGTATTGAAAAAGAAGGTGGTATTAAGAATATACGTCTATTTACCTTTATCGCTTGGGTTGTTCTATTAATTGCCTGCATAAATTTTATGAATCTCGCAACAGCAAGATCAGAAAAAAGAGCAAAAGAAGTGGGTATGCGCAAAGTGGTTGGTGCAAGTCGCAAATCGCTCATTATGCAATTCTTGGGAGAATCCCTTGTTTTGGCAATTATTTCCTCTCTTGTTGCTATATTACTAATCTATATCTTCATCGGGCCGTTCAACAGCATGATAGGCCAGGATCTTGAGGTTAATCTTTTAGCCCCCTCACACCTGCTATTTTTAACGACAATAACCTTAGCATGTGGATTATTTGCAGGTAGCTATCCCGCATTTTTCCTTTCGGCATTCAAGCCGCTTTCAACGATCAAAGGGGCAAAACAGAAGGCCGGTAGCGGAAGTCTCATCCGTAAAGGGTTGGTCATCCTACAATATACAGCCTCAGTTGTGTTAATTATCTGTACCATTATCATCTACCAACAGATTCAGCACAACAAGAACAGGGATCTCGGATTTGATAAGAGTCAGGTATTAACAACAGCACTACAAGGTGATATGGCCAAACATCTCCCACTGATTAAAAATCAATTATTGGCAACAGGAGTTGTGCAAGAAGTCGGTGTCAGTGACATGAGTATCCTCAATATCAACTCCAATACGTCGGGTTTTAGCTGGGATGGAAAAGATCCAAATGCCAGTATTTTGATTGGCATGTTACGTTCTGACGAGGGTCTTATTCCTGCTTTGGATCTAAAGCTTTTTGACGGCAGAAACTTCCATCAAAATTTTGTAGGTGACACCACCTCGGTTATCATCAATGAAGCATTTGCAAAACTGATCAAAAAAGATGGCCTTGTAGCCGGTAAGACAATCAGTTACGGTGAGGAAAAGTTCACCATCGCCGGTGTCGTCAAGAACTTCGTTTATAACAATGTGTATGCCGATCCTGAGCCGATGCTATTTCTACCAATGAATAGAGATAATGGCATCATGACCATTAGGACAAAGGCTGGAGTAGATTTACCAGATACCATTCAACAAATCGAGAAGGTCATCGTCAAAAATAACCCTGGCTTCCCTTTTGACTATAAATTTTTAGATGATAGTTTCAATAGTAAGTTTAAAGCTGAGCTTTTTGTACAGCAACTATCCAGTGTATTTGCACTGATGTCCATCATTATATCCTGCTTAGGTCTATTTGGTTTAGCCGCCTTTGCAACAGAGCAACGCGCAAAAGAAATCAGCATCCGTAAAGTCTTGGGAGCCTCTGTTTCGGGACTTATTCAAATGCTCAACCGTGAATTTGTCATTCTTGTAGCAATATCATGTATCATTGCCTTTCCTATTGCGTGGATGATCATGAGCAAATGGCTAACTAATTATGCACATCATATCGATATTTCCTGGACCATTTTTATCATCAGTGGTCTGACAGCTATTACCATTGCCCTATTGACCATCAGTTCACAGGCCTTTAAAGCAGCGATAGCCAATCCGACGAAGACTTTAAGAGATCAATAA
- a CDS encoding ABC transporter permease, which produces MMSTIKLIFRQLWRNRLFTFLNVFGLAIGISACWLIFRIVNYEFSFDQHHPESEQIYKVHTSYEEKDKLDHFDGVPAPLPAYIKENFVHVELTVPIFKQYFERISNNGGAQKIEFEDQPEIIGTTGDYFKMTPYVWLAGDKRNILKNSHEVILTESRAKLYFPNTSMDQIIGQTLSYDSTLYNVTGIVKDLARPSSFLGKEFIRIPEKEWNSTNWSNSNSNWQLFIKVKSSASLPNLIKTADKKAYEMTHAEFDKFGFKMHVNTVPLKDLHFTSFAQNSVDKKIIFGLIGIGIFLLLLACVNYINLATAQIPQRAKEIGIRKTLGESQQRISKSFLLETFCITAFSVLLSWPLLILIQTVLASYIPDQLKLYPDPFGVSLFLATLTITITLISSGYPILLTNKVKIVEVIKISNAQTLKFGNLSFRKMLIVFQFLIAQLFVISTCIIGLQLKHALQSNYGFDKDAIITLRFPSKSYQDSNVDPFVFKQAIKQIAGVEQASLGHLPMSSEHWGNALFAKSDTGQVQADVQMKFVDQDNFKLYNFKMLAGRPLQLADTSTGIVLNLASVQKLGFKSAEHAVGSFVTYTDKQRQIVGVTDNFHTKNLHAAIQPVVMLSSIKKWELSRISIKLNTNSTTWPETLKQIEKEWKKYYPKAPFKYDFYDQQIKELYSSDLKFSKIINLFTSTTILISCLGLIGLVTITTVQRTKEIGIRKVLGSTVLGIIGLLSKDYVKLILISILIATPIAWWAMHKWLDDFAYRIDLSWWMFIIPAAATLLIAFFTMSYQSIKAARANPVDSLRDE; this is translated from the coding sequence ATGATGAGCACGATTAAATTAATTTTCAGACAACTATGGCGCAACCGTCTTTTCACATTTTTAAATGTATTTGGGCTTGCCATCGGAATAAGTGCCTGTTGGCTTATTTTCCGTATCGTCAATTATGAATTTAGTTTTGACCAGCATCATCCAGAAAGTGAGCAGATTTACAAGGTCCATACCTCCTATGAGGAAAAGGATAAATTAGATCATTTCGATGGTGTTCCTGCACCATTACCGGCATATATCAAGGAAAACTTTGTTCATGTTGAACTGACAGTACCCATCTTTAAACAATACTTCGAGCGTATCAGTAATAATGGTGGCGCGCAGAAAATAGAGTTTGAAGATCAGCCCGAAATCATCGGTACCACGGGAGACTATTTCAAAATGACACCTTATGTTTGGTTAGCTGGCGACAAAAGGAATATACTAAAAAATAGCCATGAAGTCATCCTGACAGAATCGCGGGCTAAATTGTACTTCCCAAATACGTCAATGGACCAAATCATAGGACAGACTTTGTCCTATGATAGTACATTATATAATGTCACCGGTATTGTAAAAGATTTAGCGCGTCCAAGCAGCTTTTTGGGCAAAGAATTTATCCGGATTCCAGAAAAGGAATGGAACAGTACAAACTGGAGTAATTCAAATTCAAATTGGCAGCTCTTTATTAAGGTAAAATCATCGGCTTCTCTTCCTAACCTCATAAAGACAGCCGATAAAAAGGCGTATGAGATGACGCATGCCGAATTTGACAAATTCGGATTTAAAATGCATGTAAATACAGTACCCTTAAAAGACTTACATTTTACTTCTTTCGCCCAGAATAGTGTGGATAAGAAAATCATATTTGGACTTATTGGCATTGGTATATTCCTCCTCCTATTGGCCTGTGTCAATTATATCAACCTGGCTACTGCACAAATTCCTCAGCGGGCGAAGGAGATTGGTATTCGTAAAACATTGGGTGAAAGCCAACAGAGGATCAGCAAATCCTTTTTATTGGAAACCTTTTGCATTACGGCTTTTTCGGTACTTTTATCATGGCCTTTACTTATTCTCATTCAAACAGTTTTAGCATCCTATATTCCCGATCAGCTCAAGCTATATCCAGACCCCTTTGGCGTATCGCTATTTTTAGCAACACTTACCATCACGATTACCTTAATTTCCTCAGGTTACCCAATTTTACTGACAAATAAAGTCAAGATTGTTGAAGTCATTAAAATCTCGAATGCGCAAACGCTCAAATTTGGCAATCTTTCTTTTCGAAAAATGCTCATTGTTTTTCAATTTTTGATTGCCCAGCTATTCGTTATTTCAACTTGCATCATTGGTCTACAGTTGAAGCATGCCCTACAGAGTAACTACGGCTTCGATAAGGATGCGATCATTACCCTACGTTTCCCGAGTAAAAGCTATCAGGACAGTAATGTTGATCCTTTTGTTTTCAAACAAGCGATCAAGCAGATCGCAGGCGTAGAGCAGGCTTCCTTGGGGCATCTGCCCATGAGTAGCGAACATTGGGGAAATGCCTTGTTTGCAAAAAGCGATACGGGACAGGTACAAGCCGATGTACAAATGAAGTTTGTCGACCAAGATAACTTTAAGCTCTATAATTTTAAAATGCTTGCTGGCCGCCCGCTGCAATTGGCCGATACGAGCACAGGCATCGTGTTAAACTTAGCCAGCGTTCAAAAATTAGGTTTTAAATCTGCTGAACATGCTGTAGGGAGCTTTGTTACGTATACAGATAAACAGCGTCAGATTGTGGGGGTGACGGACAATTTTCATACAAAAAATCTCCATGCAGCCATTCAACCTGTCGTCATGCTGAGTTCCATTAAAAAATGGGAATTAAGCAGAATAAGTATCAAACTCAACACTAACTCAACTACCTGGCCGGAAACTTTAAAACAGATTGAGAAAGAATGGAAAAAATACTATCCAAAAGCCCCATTTAAATATGATTTCTATGATCAGCAAATCAAAGAACTTTATAGCAGTGATCTAAAATTCTCGAAGATCATCAATCTATTTACGTCGACTACAATTCTCATCAGCTGCCTGGGATTGATCGGTTTGGTTACGATCACCACGGTACAACGTACAAAAGAAATTGGTATTCGAAAAGTGTTGGGAAGTACAGTACTGGGAATTATTGGATTATTATCAAAAGATTACGTCAAACTTATACTCATTTCTATTTTGATTGCTACCCCAATTGCTTGGTGGGCGATGCACAAATGGTTGGATGATTTTGCGTATAGGATAGACCTATCCTGGTGGATGTTTATTATTCCGGCTGCTGCAACCCTACTTATTGCATTTTTTACAATGAGCTACCAATCCATAAAAGCAGCACGTGCAAACCCGGTCGATAGTTTAAGAGATGAGTAA